TGGGTTAAGCGATTTTTGCAGAGCCTCATTCAACGATACGGTACCTAGTTCACCACGATTCATCGGCGTGAGTATTTGGACGTCACTTATGGGATTGAAACCATAAACCCGCGGCAACTGACGCTCCACCAGGTCCAGAATGGTGGTCCTAATATCTTCGCCGCTCTCGACCTCGACAAACTGACAGTCACTGTCGCGTCCTAAACTGGCGACATGCAGAACACCACCACTGTTGATAGCATGGGCCGTCTGAATAATGCGTGAACACTGCGCCTGGCGAAACACCTTTTGCAAGCGCACACATGGTATGTCGCCGCAGTCTATTAGATCGCGCAACACATTACCTGGTCCCACCGAAGGCAACTGATCCACGTCACCGATCAGAATCAGCTGTGCCGTCGGTGGCACGGCCCTGATCAGCGCGTCAGCAAGACGGATATCGAGCATCGACGCCTCGTCGACGATCACCGCCTGGACAGGCAGGGGATTAGATTCGTCTCGTGCAAAGCTGTGCAAATGGGGCAGCCACTCAAGGAGGCGATGAATCGTTCGCGCCGGCGTCGCCGCGACTTCGGTCAACCGCTGTGCGGCCCTGCCGGTCGGTGCTGCCAAAGCGACCGTCTTGCCCATAGCTTTGAGCAGTCTGATGATCGTATTGGCCGTGGTCGTCTTGCCCACACCTGGGCCACCGGTCAAAATGAATAACCGCTGCGACGCTGCCTTGCGCACCGCTTCTAGCTGTTCATCGGCAAGGACGGTGCCTGAGGCTTCGCCGTACCGCGACAACCAGGCGTCGATGCGATCCATGTCATGGGGGAGATCACTGGCGAGTAGCTTCCGAGCTACACGGGTCACATTCCACTCTGCAACCAGGAGTTCAGTCCGGTAGTAAACGAGTTCTTTTTTGGGGCCATTATCGTCGTCATTATCGATAGTCATCGTCTCTGGCGCAATAGCACCAAGATCCGCAAGATCCGCCAATGCCACGGAAAAACGTTGAAGCACCTGAGCTTCCGTCAAATTGAGCGTGGTGACTAAGGCCCTTATCAGCTGAGCTGTCGTCAAATAACAATGACCGCGCTCTTCCCCTTGTTGTAGCTGATAAATAACTGCCGCGCGCAATCGCTCAACCGAGTCACCGGCGATGCCCATACTTTGCGCTATGCGATCGGCAGCAATAAATCCGATGCCTTGAATGTCATTAGCCAGCCGGTAGGGATCGGCCGATACAATTTTAATCGCATCGCCACCGTAGTGCCGCCGTATCCGCGCGGCAAAAAGGGGCGAAATACCGTGCGTACTGAGAAACAGCATGACATCCGCAACGGATTTCTGCTCGCGCCAAGATTCGATAATCTGCAGCCGCTTTTTGGTACCCAGGGACTGAATCTCGCTGAGTCTTTGCGGTTCATGATCAAGCACGTGTAACGTGTCACTGCCAAACTTAGCGACGATCTTGGTCGCGGTCTTGGGCCCTATGCCCTTGATCAATCCGGAAGCTAAATAGCGCTCGAGCGCCTCCGCAGTATCAGGTCGCACTGGGACCATGCGCTCAATCTTAAACTGCAACCCGTACTGGGGATGCCGCGACCAATTACCGACAAACTCAAACTGAGCCCCAGGGTGGGCAGCGGCAAAAAACCCCGTAGCCGTGACCTGAGATTGGTCATTGCAATTACGGATGCGGAGCACCGTCCAGCCGTTCTCATCGTTACGATAAGAGATGTGCTCGATCTCGGCCCGCAGCTGTGTAGACTTGTCGCGACTAGGCTCCAGATTCATCCTCTCAACTCACTCACAGACAACGCGCCGATGCGGCTTCTCATCCCACCGAAAATTGGCATCCCCTCAAATAGCAGACCAACACGCTGAAGCCTAGGCAGCCACCTTAGATGTCCGCATGAAAAATCGTAACGCACTGATTTGTATCAAATTAACGTGATGGTCGCGACATTTAGATGGCTCTCATCAAAGGCGGAGTAAATTTTTTATTAAAGGCCCCGGCTGATTCAGCCGATGACTGAGATGGAAGTGCAAGTGGTGCTGTGCATGGCGAGCTCTAACATGTCAAGATCAGTAGTCAAAATTAAATCCTATGCGAGAAATACCCGGCGCGGTGCGACCGGGTATTTTGTTTCTTGAACCCGATCGGAGGTTGAACGATGCAATTTCTCTATTCTTTCAAGCACATGGAAACTTCAGAGGCATTACAGAACTACACCGAGCAGAAACTGACGGAGCGCATTCACAAGTTCGTGACCAAGCCTATCGCAGCCCATGTGACCTTTTCAGTAATCCGCCACCAGCACACAGTGCACGTGAGTCTGGATGCGGGCGATGGCTTTGGCATCGAGGTCGAACACACTTCGATTGACATGTATGCCTCGATCGATCAACTGTCCGACAAGCTGGCCACACAGTTGAAAAAACACAAAGAGAAGCTGAAAGATCATAAGGGTGACCGGATGTTCCGCAGCTTAACGCTGATTGCCGAGGCCGATGGTGACGGTGAGAGCGTTGATGCAGACGACATCCTTAAGTATGAGGCGGCACGCCGCCGGATGGCACGGTAACAAAGTTTTTTTCCCTTAATGCGTTTTTTAGAAGCCGGCGTTACAGCCGGCTTTTTGTTTTCTTAGCGCTTAAATACAAAACATCTCGACCCCAATTTCGGGCGTG
The sequence above is drawn from the Deltaproteobacteria bacterium genome and encodes:
- a CDS encoding ATP-dependent RecD-like DNA helicase, coding for MNLEPSRDKSTQLRAEIEHISYRNDENGWTVLRIRNCNDQSQVTATGFFAAAHPGAQFEFVGNWSRHPQYGLQFKIERMVPVRPDTAEALERYLASGLIKGIGPKTATKIVAKFGSDTLHVLDHEPQRLSEIQSLGTKKRLQIIESWREQKSVADVMLFLSTHGISPLFAARIRRHYGGDAIKIVSADPYRLANDIQGIGFIAADRIAQSMGIAGDSVERLRAAVIYQLQQGEERGHCYLTTAQLIRALVTTLNLTEAQVLQRFSVALADLADLGAIAPETMTIDNDDDNGPKKELVYYRTELLVAEWNVTRVARKLLASDLPHDMDRIDAWLSRYGEASGTVLADEQLEAVRKAASQRLFILTGGPGVGKTTTANTIIRLLKAMGKTVALAAPTGRAAQRLTEVAATPARTIHRLLEWLPHLHSFARDESNPLPVQAVIVDEASMLDIRLADALIRAVPPTAQLILIGDVDQLPSVGPGNVLRDLIDCGDIPCVRLQKVFRQAQCSRIIQTAHAINSGGVLHVASLGRDSDCQFVEVESGEDIRTTILDLVERQLPRVYGFNPISDVQILTPMNRGELGTVSLNEALQKSLNPEGQGKREYRRGGLMLRQGDKVIQSANNYDLGVFNGDIGYVVDTRVDGGRLLVEFGDDKVVAYDDEQAQELRLAYAITVHKSQGSEFPVVVIPCTMQHYVMLQRNLMYTALTRAKKLAIFVGSSKALQHAIGNQTSGQRQTGLSAKLRETP
- the raiA gene encoding ribosome-associated translation inhibitor RaiA gives rise to the protein MQFLYSFKHMETSEALQNYTEQKLTERIHKFVTKPIAAHVTFSVIRHQHTVHVSLDAGDGFGIEVEHTSIDMYASIDQLSDKLATQLKKHKEKLKDHKGDRMFRSLTLIAEADGDGESVDADDILKYEAARRRMAR